The DNA segment GGATCGGCCGTAACGCGATGGCTTTTGCCAGCGGTTCGATTGCGGTCGGCATGCCGCGCTCTCCGGCTGCTTCAAGCTGACGAGAAACTCGATGAGGTCGGTGAATTCCTGCATCGTCAGCGCCGCGTGCAAACCTTCCGGCATCAGGGACACGTCGCTCGTGTGCTGACGTTGGATGTTCGCGGCCGCAATCCGGATCGGCTTCGCGTCCACGCCGCGCAACTCGATCCACTGAATCTCGCTTTTTGCGTCTGGCCAAGACTGACCCTGACCGGCGTGCGACCTGCTCGATCTGCTGGACAATTCAGGCAAAGCAGTCAATGGTTCGCCTCGCATGCATGCCCGGAGCCGCCGCGGATTCACCCTGATTGAACTGTTGGTTGTGATCGCGATCATTGCCATTCTGGCGGCCATGCTTTTGCCGGCGCTCGCCAGGGCGAAAGGACAGGCCCTTCGCGCCAAGTGCATCAGCAATCACAAGCAATTGTCGCTTACGTGGACGCTGTACCAGGACGATAACAACGGCGGCTTGCCCACGAATGTGCGCAACAACCCGCCGGCGGGCAGCGGATTGAACTGGGTCGAAAGCACGGTCCATGGCTCCACCCCGGGATTCATCGATACGAACGCGCTCATCGATCCCAGGCGGGCCGCCTTCGCGAATTACCTGCGAAGCATCGAGGTTTACAAGTGCCCCGCCGAGCGGACGGTTTACACGAGCGGATCGCGCCGGCTTCCGAAACTGCGGAGCTACTCGATCAACGATTAC comes from the Verrucomicrobiota bacterium genome and includes:
- a CDS encoding prepilin-type N-terminal cleavage/methylation domain-containing protein, which translates into the protein MHARSRRGFTLIELLVVIAIIAILAAMLLPALARAKGQALRAKCISNHKQLSLTWTLYQDDNNGGLPTNVRNNPPAGSGLNWVESTVHGSTPGFIDTNALIDPRRAAFANYLRSIEVYKCPAERTVYTSGSRRLPKLRSYSINDYLNGGPQQFAPIPPVTFYKKNSEFGKPAELFVFIDVEPTSICYTPFEIPIRNNQDYFTAPGALHDKKSGVLSFADGHSESHRWRTPVLRVINSTPTGNPHPVRSDPVDVSYIRQRSHHLSPP